From a region of the Balaenoptera musculus isolate JJ_BM4_2016_0621 chromosome 15, mBalMus1.pri.v3, whole genome shotgun sequence genome:
- the PCED1A gene encoding PC-esterase domain-containing protein 1A isoform X5, with amino-acid sequence MVFCLENEELRRPLGSTMVHFQASEVQQLLHNKFVVILGDSIQRAVYKDLVLLLQKDSLLTAAQLKAKGELSFEQDQLVAGGQLGELHNGTQYREVRQFCSGSGHHLVRFYFLTRVYSEYLEGVLEELTYGPAPDLVIINSCLWDLSRYGRCSMESYRENLERVFMRMDQVLPDSCLLVWNMAMPLGERVTGGFLLPEMLHFLTQLQPLAGSLRRDVVEGNFYSATLAGDHCFDVLDLHFHFRHAVQHRHRDGVHWDQHAHRHLSHLLLTHVADAWGVELPKRDYPHEDCSMPPHLGCSPGVNFVPGPLPPPVPSPIPHGQHRGLAVHRGMPRCIHTSPYHVPRTGAPCRQRPRHSDRLIHTYKLDRWPPAHSGTWPG; translated from the exons ATGGTCTTCTGTCTGGAGAACGAGGAGCTGCGCCGCCCGCTGGGAAGCACCATGGTCCATTTCCAGGCCTCTGAAGTCCAGCAGCTGCTACACAACAAGTTCGTGGTCATCTTGGGGGACTCAA TCCAGCGGGCTGTGTACAAAGACCTGGTGCTTCTGCTCCAGAAAGACTCACTGCTCACAGCCGCCCAGCTGAAAGCCAAG ggggagctgAGCTTTGAACAGGACCAGCTGGTGGCTGGGGGTCAGCTGGGTGAGCTGCACAACGGGACACAGTACCGGGAGGTCCGCCAGTTCTGCTCGGGTTCTGGCCACCACCTTGTACGCTTCTACTTCCTCACCCGCGTTTACTCCGAGTACCTCGAGGGAGTCCTGGAGGAGCTGACATATGGGCCTGCCCCGGACCTGGTGATCATCAACTCTTGCCTCTGGGATCTCTCCAG GTATGGCCGCTGCTCGATGGAGAGCTACCGAGAGAACCTGGAGCGGGTGTTCATGCGCATGGACCAGGTGTTGCCAGACTCCTGCCTGCTGGTGTGGAACATGGCAATGCCCCTAGGAGAGCGTGTCACTGGGGGTTTCCTTCTGCCTGAG ATGCTGCACTTTctcactcagctccagccccTGGCGGGCTCTTTGCGGCGGGATGTGGTTGAAGGGAACTTCTACAGCGCTACGCTGGCTGGGGACCACTGCTTCGATGTCTTGGACCTCCACTTTCATTTCCGGCATGCAGTACAGCACCGTCACCGGGACGGTGTCCACTGGGACCAGCATGCTCACCGCCACCTCTCACACTTGCTTCTGACCCATGTGGCTGATGCCTGGGGTGTGGAGCTGCCGAAGCGTGACTATCCCCATG AAGACTGCTCGATGCCACCCCACTTAG GATGTAGCCCCGGAGTGAACTTTGTGCCTGGTCCCCTGCCTCCTCCAGTCCCCAGCCCTATCCCCCATGGTCAGCACCGGGGCCTGGCCGTCCACCGGGGGATGCCACGCTGTATTCACACCAGCCCCTACCACGTGCCGAGGACAGGGGCACCCTGCAGGCAGCGTCCCAGACACTCAGACAGGCTGATCCATACATACAAACTGGACAGATGGCCTCCTGCCCATTCGGGGACGTGGCCTGGGTAG
- the PCED1A gene encoding PC-esterase domain-containing protein 1A isoform X1 — protein MVFCLENEELRRPLGSTMVHFQASEVQQLLHNKFVVILGDSIQRAVYKDLVLLLQKDSLLTAAQLKAKGELSFEQDQLVAGGQLGELHNGTQYREVRQFCSGSGHHLVRFYFLTRVYSEYLEGVLEELTYGPAPDLVIINSCLWDLSRYGRCSMESYRENLERVFMRMDQVLPDSCLLVWNMAMPLGERVTGGFLLPEMLHFLTQLQPLAGSLRRDVVEGNFYSATLAGDHCFDVLDLHFHFRHAVQHRHRDGVHWDQHAHRHLSHLLLTHVADAWGVELPKRDYPHDPWIEDWPEPDHLFQGSQGQPPDFGEQLALPPPSPLPLPMHFPYPLPQPSPPPLFPPLPQDPPFFPGQPFPPHEFFNFNPTEDCSMPPHLGCSPGVNFVPGPLPPPVPSPIPHGQHRGLAVHRGMPRCIHTSPYHVPRTGAPCRQRPRHSDRLIHTYKLDRWPPAHSGTWPG, from the exons ATGGTCTTCTGTCTGGAGAACGAGGAGCTGCGCCGCCCGCTGGGAAGCACCATGGTCCATTTCCAGGCCTCTGAAGTCCAGCAGCTGCTACACAACAAGTTCGTGGTCATCTTGGGGGACTCAA TCCAGCGGGCTGTGTACAAAGACCTGGTGCTTCTGCTCCAGAAAGACTCACTGCTCACAGCCGCCCAGCTGAAAGCCAAG ggggagctgAGCTTTGAACAGGACCAGCTGGTGGCTGGGGGTCAGCTGGGTGAGCTGCACAACGGGACACAGTACCGGGAGGTCCGCCAGTTCTGCTCGGGTTCTGGCCACCACCTTGTACGCTTCTACTTCCTCACCCGCGTTTACTCCGAGTACCTCGAGGGAGTCCTGGAGGAGCTGACATATGGGCCTGCCCCGGACCTGGTGATCATCAACTCTTGCCTCTGGGATCTCTCCAG GTATGGCCGCTGCTCGATGGAGAGCTACCGAGAGAACCTGGAGCGGGTGTTCATGCGCATGGACCAGGTGTTGCCAGACTCCTGCCTGCTGGTGTGGAACATGGCAATGCCCCTAGGAGAGCGTGTCACTGGGGGTTTCCTTCTGCCTGAG ATGCTGCACTTTctcactcagctccagccccTGGCGGGCTCTTTGCGGCGGGATGTGGTTGAAGGGAACTTCTACAGCGCTACGCTGGCTGGGGACCACTGCTTCGATGTCTTGGACCTCCACTTTCATTTCCGGCATGCAGTACAGCACCGTCACCGGGACGGTGTCCACTGGGACCAGCATGCTCACCGCCACCTCTCACACTTGCTTCTGACCCATGTGGCTGATGCCTGGGGTGTGGAGCTGCCGAAGCGTGACTATCCCCATG ACCCGTGGATTGAGGACTGGCCAGAGCCGGATCATCTCTTCCAGGGGAGCCAGGGGCAGCCCCCAGACTTCGGGGAGCAGCTGGCCTTGCCCCCACCCTCTCCCTTACCCCTTCCCATGCATTTTCCCTACCCTCTTCCtcagccctccccacctcctctgtttccacccctgccccaggatcCCCCTTTTTTCCCAGGCCAGCCCTTCCCACCCCATGAATTCTTCAATTTTAATCCAACAGAAGACTGCTCGATGCCACCCCACTTAG GATGTAGCCCCGGAGTGAACTTTGTGCCTGGTCCCCTGCCTCCTCCAGTCCCCAGCCCTATCCCCCATGGTCAGCACCGGGGCCTGGCCGTCCACCGGGGGATGCCACGCTGTATTCACACCAGCCCCTACCACGTGCCGAGGACAGGGGCACCCTGCAGGCAGCGTCCCAGACACTCAGACAGGCTGATCCATACATACAAACTGGACAGATGGCCTCCTGCCCATTCGGGGACGTGGCCTGGGTAG
- the PCED1A gene encoding PC-esterase domain-containing protein 1A isoform X3, protein MVFCLENEELRRPLGSTMVHFQASEVQQLLHNKFVVILGDSIQRAVYKDLVLLLQKDSLLTAAQLKAKYLEGVLEELTYGPAPDLVIINSCLWDLSRYGRCSMESYRENLERVFMRMDQVLPDSCLLVWNMAMPLGERVTGGFLLPEMLHFLTQLQPLAGSLRRDVVEGNFYSATLAGDHCFDVLDLHFHFRHAVQHRHRDGVHWDQHAHRHLSHLLLTHVADAWGVELPKRDYPHDPWIEDWPEPDHLFQGSQGQPPDFGEQLALPPPSPLPLPMHFPYPLPQPSPPPLFPPLPQDPPFFPGQPFPPHEFFNFNPTEDCSMPPHLGCSPGVNFVPGPLPPPVPSPIPHGQHRGLAVHRGMPRCIHTSPYHVPRTGAPCRQRPRHSDRLIHTYKLDRWPPAHSGTWPG, encoded by the exons ATGGTCTTCTGTCTGGAGAACGAGGAGCTGCGCCGCCCGCTGGGAAGCACCATGGTCCATTTCCAGGCCTCTGAAGTCCAGCAGCTGCTACACAACAAGTTCGTGGTCATCTTGGGGGACTCAA TCCAGCGGGCTGTGTACAAAGACCTGGTGCTTCTGCTCCAGAAAGACTCACTGCTCACAGCCGCCCAGCTGAAAGCCAAG TACCTCGAGGGAGTCCTGGAGGAGCTGACATATGGGCCTGCCCCGGACCTGGTGATCATCAACTCTTGCCTCTGGGATCTCTCCAG GTATGGCCGCTGCTCGATGGAGAGCTACCGAGAGAACCTGGAGCGGGTGTTCATGCGCATGGACCAGGTGTTGCCAGACTCCTGCCTGCTGGTGTGGAACATGGCAATGCCCCTAGGAGAGCGTGTCACTGGGGGTTTCCTTCTGCCTGAG ATGCTGCACTTTctcactcagctccagccccTGGCGGGCTCTTTGCGGCGGGATGTGGTTGAAGGGAACTTCTACAGCGCTACGCTGGCTGGGGACCACTGCTTCGATGTCTTGGACCTCCACTTTCATTTCCGGCATGCAGTACAGCACCGTCACCGGGACGGTGTCCACTGGGACCAGCATGCTCACCGCCACCTCTCACACTTGCTTCTGACCCATGTGGCTGATGCCTGGGGTGTGGAGCTGCCGAAGCGTGACTATCCCCATG ACCCGTGGATTGAGGACTGGCCAGAGCCGGATCATCTCTTCCAGGGGAGCCAGGGGCAGCCCCCAGACTTCGGGGAGCAGCTGGCCTTGCCCCCACCCTCTCCCTTACCCCTTCCCATGCATTTTCCCTACCCTCTTCCtcagccctccccacctcctctgtttccacccctgccccaggatcCCCCTTTTTTCCCAGGCCAGCCCTTCCCACCCCATGAATTCTTCAATTTTAATCCAACAGAAGACTGCTCGATGCCACCCCACTTAG GATGTAGCCCCGGAGTGAACTTTGTGCCTGGTCCCCTGCCTCCTCCAGTCCCCAGCCCTATCCCCCATGGTCAGCACCGGGGCCTGGCCGTCCACCGGGGGATGCCACGCTGTATTCACACCAGCCCCTACCACGTGCCGAGGACAGGGGCACCCTGCAGGCAGCGTCCCAGACACTCAGACAGGCTGATCCATACATACAAACTGGACAGATGGCCTCCTGCCCATTCGGGGACGTGGCCTGGGTAG
- the PCED1A gene encoding PC-esterase domain-containing protein 1A isoform X4: MVFCLENEELRRPLGSTMVHFQASEVQQLLHNKFVVILGDSIQRAVYKDLVLLLQKDSLLTAAQLKAKYLEGVLEELTYGPAPDLVIINSCLWDLSRYGRCSMESYRENLERVFMRMDQVLPDSCLLVWNMAMPLGERVTGGFLLPELQPLAGSLRRDVVEGNFYSATLAGDHCFDVLDLHFHFRHAVQHRHRDGVHWDQHAHRHLSHLLLTHVADAWGVELPKRDYPHDPWIEDWPEPDHLFQGSQGQPPDFGEQLALPPPSPLPLPMHFPYPLPQPSPPPLFPPLPQDPPFFPGQPFPPHEFFNFNPTEDCSMPPHLGCSPGVNFVPGPLPPPVPSPIPHGQHRGLAVHRGMPRCIHTSPYHVPRTGAPCRQRPRHSDRLIHTYKLDRWPPAHSGTWPG; the protein is encoded by the exons ATGGTCTTCTGTCTGGAGAACGAGGAGCTGCGCCGCCCGCTGGGAAGCACCATGGTCCATTTCCAGGCCTCTGAAGTCCAGCAGCTGCTACACAACAAGTTCGTGGTCATCTTGGGGGACTCAA TCCAGCGGGCTGTGTACAAAGACCTGGTGCTTCTGCTCCAGAAAGACTCACTGCTCACAGCCGCCCAGCTGAAAGCCAAG TACCTCGAGGGAGTCCTGGAGGAGCTGACATATGGGCCTGCCCCGGACCTGGTGATCATCAACTCTTGCCTCTGGGATCTCTCCAG GTATGGCCGCTGCTCGATGGAGAGCTACCGAGAGAACCTGGAGCGGGTGTTCATGCGCATGGACCAGGTGTTGCCAGACTCCTGCCTGCTGGTGTGGAACATGGCAATGCCCCTAGGAGAGCGTGTCACTGGGGGTTTCCTTCTGCCTGAG ctccagccccTGGCGGGCTCTTTGCGGCGGGATGTGGTTGAAGGGAACTTCTACAGCGCTACGCTGGCTGGGGACCACTGCTTCGATGTCTTGGACCTCCACTTTCATTTCCGGCATGCAGTACAGCACCGTCACCGGGACGGTGTCCACTGGGACCAGCATGCTCACCGCCACCTCTCACACTTGCTTCTGACCCATGTGGCTGATGCCTGGGGTGTGGAGCTGCCGAAGCGTGACTATCCCCATG ACCCGTGGATTGAGGACTGGCCAGAGCCGGATCATCTCTTCCAGGGGAGCCAGGGGCAGCCCCCAGACTTCGGGGAGCAGCTGGCCTTGCCCCCACCCTCTCCCTTACCCCTTCCCATGCATTTTCCCTACCCTCTTCCtcagccctccccacctcctctgtttccacccctgccccaggatcCCCCTTTTTTCCCAGGCCAGCCCTTCCCACCCCATGAATTCTTCAATTTTAATCCAACAGAAGACTGCTCGATGCCACCCCACTTAG GATGTAGCCCCGGAGTGAACTTTGTGCCTGGTCCCCTGCCTCCTCCAGTCCCCAGCCCTATCCCCCATGGTCAGCACCGGGGCCTGGCCGTCCACCGGGGGATGCCACGCTGTATTCACACCAGCCCCTACCACGTGCCGAGGACAGGGGCACCCTGCAGGCAGCGTCCCAGACACTCAGACAGGCTGATCCATACATACAAACTGGACAGATGGCCTCCTGCCCATTCGGGGACGTGGCCTGGGTAG
- the PCED1A gene encoding PC-esterase domain-containing protein 1A isoform X2, which yields MVFCLENEELRRPLGSTMVHFQASEVQQLLHNKFVVILGDSIQRAVYKDLVLLLQKDSLLTAAQLKAKGELSFEQDQLVAGGQLGELHNGTQYREVRQFCSGSGHHLVRFYFLTRVYSEYLEGVLEELTYGPAPDLVIINSCLWDLSRYGRCSMESYRENLERVFMRMDQVLPDSCLLVWNMAMPLGERVTGGFLLPELQPLAGSLRRDVVEGNFYSATLAGDHCFDVLDLHFHFRHAVQHRHRDGVHWDQHAHRHLSHLLLTHVADAWGVELPKRDYPHDPWIEDWPEPDHLFQGSQGQPPDFGEQLALPPPSPLPLPMHFPYPLPQPSPPPLFPPLPQDPPFFPGQPFPPHEFFNFNPTEDCSMPPHLGCSPGVNFVPGPLPPPVPSPIPHGQHRGLAVHRGMPRCIHTSPYHVPRTGAPCRQRPRHSDRLIHTYKLDRWPPAHSGTWPG from the exons ATGGTCTTCTGTCTGGAGAACGAGGAGCTGCGCCGCCCGCTGGGAAGCACCATGGTCCATTTCCAGGCCTCTGAAGTCCAGCAGCTGCTACACAACAAGTTCGTGGTCATCTTGGGGGACTCAA TCCAGCGGGCTGTGTACAAAGACCTGGTGCTTCTGCTCCAGAAAGACTCACTGCTCACAGCCGCCCAGCTGAAAGCCAAG ggggagctgAGCTTTGAACAGGACCAGCTGGTGGCTGGGGGTCAGCTGGGTGAGCTGCACAACGGGACACAGTACCGGGAGGTCCGCCAGTTCTGCTCGGGTTCTGGCCACCACCTTGTACGCTTCTACTTCCTCACCCGCGTTTACTCCGAGTACCTCGAGGGAGTCCTGGAGGAGCTGACATATGGGCCTGCCCCGGACCTGGTGATCATCAACTCTTGCCTCTGGGATCTCTCCAG GTATGGCCGCTGCTCGATGGAGAGCTACCGAGAGAACCTGGAGCGGGTGTTCATGCGCATGGACCAGGTGTTGCCAGACTCCTGCCTGCTGGTGTGGAACATGGCAATGCCCCTAGGAGAGCGTGTCACTGGGGGTTTCCTTCTGCCTGAG ctccagccccTGGCGGGCTCTTTGCGGCGGGATGTGGTTGAAGGGAACTTCTACAGCGCTACGCTGGCTGGGGACCACTGCTTCGATGTCTTGGACCTCCACTTTCATTTCCGGCATGCAGTACAGCACCGTCACCGGGACGGTGTCCACTGGGACCAGCATGCTCACCGCCACCTCTCACACTTGCTTCTGACCCATGTGGCTGATGCCTGGGGTGTGGAGCTGCCGAAGCGTGACTATCCCCATG ACCCGTGGATTGAGGACTGGCCAGAGCCGGATCATCTCTTCCAGGGGAGCCAGGGGCAGCCCCCAGACTTCGGGGAGCAGCTGGCCTTGCCCCCACCCTCTCCCTTACCCCTTCCCATGCATTTTCCCTACCCTCTTCCtcagccctccccacctcctctgtttccacccctgccccaggatcCCCCTTTTTTCCCAGGCCAGCCCTTCCCACCCCATGAATTCTTCAATTTTAATCCAACAGAAGACTGCTCGATGCCACCCCACTTAG GATGTAGCCCCGGAGTGAACTTTGTGCCTGGTCCCCTGCCTCCTCCAGTCCCCAGCCCTATCCCCCATGGTCAGCACCGGGGCCTGGCCGTCCACCGGGGGATGCCACGCTGTATTCACACCAGCCCCTACCACGTGCCGAGGACAGGGGCACCCTGCAGGCAGCGTCCCAGACACTCAGACAGGCTGATCCATACATACAAACTGGACAGATGGCCTCCTGCCCATTCGGGGACGTGGCCTGGGTAG